From Treponema sp. OMZ 787:
TATCCATCATTGGTCCATATACAAGAAATCCCATAATTGAAAATAGAGAAAAGCTCCCATAAAAACTGCGGGCAATAAATGCATCCGATGTGGAACATGCAGAAAACACAAAGGCAAAAAGCATCATAATCAAGATGCTGCTTAAAGAGTGTGATTCGTTAAAATTTATAAAAAAATTATTCGGCACTCCGGCTCGTATAAAAGAGGTTACCATTGCTCCCAATATTAAATAAGGTCCGACATTAAAAAATTCCGTACCGCTGTGCAAAAACATTTCTTTTAATTTTTGTATAAACGATTTTTGATCTTGTGAAGAACCGGAAGAGCATCCGCAGCTGCCGCAAGAGCATAAATGATTATTGTCTATTTCTTCTTTTAAATACTCGTTTTTTGGATAGAACAAAAGCAGTATGCCGATGGCTGCGGCTGTTACTATACCAAAGATTACCCTATATAGAGCTGTCATGGGGTTTTCAGGAAAGGCGTATAGTGTCGCCATTATCGAAATAGGGTTTAAAATAGGAGCTGCGAGCATAAATGTTACTGCGATAGGCATGGCAACTCCTTTTTTTACAAGCCCCGAAAGAACCGGTACCGAAGCACATTCGCATACCGGAAAAACAAGACCTCCTAACAAGGCGGTTAAAAATCCTAGACCGTGTTTATTAGGGAATACTTTTACAACAAAATTATCAGAAATAAAAATGTGCAAAATTGAAGATATAAGTATCCCCAAAAGCATAAAAGGAAAAGCTTGCAAGAGGATGCTTAAAAAAATCGTATTTGTTGTGCTTATAAAACCGGACATTGTTAATAATACTGTGATACCAATTTTATGATATATAACTCAACATAGTCCTTTAAAGCCTTTCTGTCTTTTATCTTTAAAAGGCCTGGAGAGTCCAGCAGTGTTTTTGCCAGTCCTTTAACTCTGTCCGTGGTAAAGCTTGAAACCGAAAGAGTTTTATTTATTCCGCGTAAATAATCTCTGATTAAAGCATTTACATCTTCTGTCAGGTTTTCTCTTGCAGGATGGCTTAGCGTATTATTCCATTCATTCAGATTTTTTTCGAGGGCCTGATCTATTGTCATTCCTTCAGGAATAAATTCTATACTGATTTTTTCTGCGGCATCTTTTAATTTTTGTTTCGGTTTTTTATGGACAGTTTCCTTTTTTTCTGCTTGCACAGGCTGAGGTGTTTTTTTCTTGCGTTTAAAAAAAGCAATGATTGCAGAAATTATAGGGATGGTATACCAAAATGGAAGAAGAATCTTGGTATCGCTTAAAATTTCATGCCTATTGAGCATTAAAATTTCGTTATACGCTGCAGGCTTACCGGCCGGAAAAATTCTGTTGATTTCCATAGCTTGGATCTCGTTTAAGCGGGGATCTGCAATGATTGATAAAATAAACGAAGCATTTAAAAGTCCGTGCAGGTTAGGTGCCGAACGGGCGGTGATTTCTTTTAATAAATCGTTGAAAGCTGAATCGTGCTTCATTGAGTCATCTTGCTCGAAATTTATTAACATCTCATGCCATTTTTTTATACATAGTTCCCTAACCGGTTTTCTCGCTTCATTTATTAGCGATATTAAAAGCGGTACAACTTTTTCGGTAAGCAAATAAAACCTATCATTTGAAGAATTTGTAAATGTAAGAATATCCGGGATTATATATTTTTCGGAAGAGCTTGTTTTTTCCTTCATAAAATTCTGCAAGGTTTCTTCAGTATATTGTCCAAGCAGAGGCACTCCTCTTGAATCTGTAAATTCAGTGATTTGCTTCATTGTAAAATAATAAGGAGATTTTTGAAAAGCAAGAAGGAGGTTTTTTAAAGCTGTGTCCGTTTGAATATCTTTTTGGGCCCTGTTTCGGTAGTAGTTATTTAAATATTCGAGAATGCCTGCTGCTTGTAATAAGGCAATTTCATCCGGAAGCTTTTCATTCTTTTTGGCAAATTCCTGTTTTATAAAGGCACACAGCTGTCCCCACAATATATAATTATCGCCCGATTCTTTAACATTTTGAAAGCTGTTAACACTGTGAGCCATGGTTTTTGCGATAAATGTTTTAACTGTAAATTCTTTGCCTGGATTGGCAACCATGAGCCTTTTTTGCATATAATCTCTGCTTTCATCCTTTGACAAGAAAAGCTTAATCTTATCTAGGGCTAAACCTAAAAGTTTTTCGGTTTTGTAAGAGCCTGGAAAGATAAGGGCGGGGATATCGCCGTTATAGTTTAAGGTATATAAAAAAGAATTTTCGCGTGATTCGGGATTGAGCTCGGCTATATCGTCTGAAACATTTATTGCCTTTAACAATTTTCCCGGAAAATTTCTTGGCAGATCCGATAAAAGCGGAAAAGGAATATCCGGATGCTGTTCAATATTTGCATACTGACGGGATATATTATCTACATGAAAATATGGAACAAAGATGAGAGTAGTGTTGGATTTATCGGTTGTTATTATTATATCTCCCTCATCTTGTATTTTTTTTAGTTCATTTAAAAGGGTATCAAGAGAAATTTCAAGGTGAACAGCCAGTTCCGGTTTTTGCTGTAAAAAATGCCGTGCATAACGTTGGAGATAATCTTGAAAAGGCTGAAGGGTCACTTGAGCACTGTCTCTGCGTAAAGAGAACATTCGCAGAAGGTGCAGTAAATCCGTATAAATAGTCATCTTAGTATTATACACAATATTTTTTAATAATTCAAGATTGGCAGGGTTTTAAAAATTTAAATTCAAACATTGAATATTCACTTGATTTTATGCTATAATCATCTGTAAGGAGGTTTAAAGATGGACTTTGATTTTTCACGAAAAATACCGATCGGTGTACAGAGTTTTGAAGATTTACGCAAAAAAAATTTTTTATATGTTGATAAAACTTTATATGCTTTTAAGTTGGCAAATTTTGGTAAGGTCTATTTTTTAAGCCGCCCTCGGCGTTTCGGCAAAAGCCTTTTTTTGTCGACTCTCAAAGCCTACTTTTTAGGCCAAAAAGAATTATTTACCGGCTTATACATCGAAAAGGCAGAAGAAAAACGGGCCGAAATCGAAAAAACTGAAGCTTGGGTAGAATATCCTGTTCTCTATTTGGATTTTAATACCAAATATTATAAGGATCAAGAAGCTCTTTTAACTATTATAAATTTGCACTTAGATGACTGGGAAAAAATTTATTCACTTACAAAAACATCTGGAAGTATTGAGGATAGATTTAAAGCTATAATTTCAGCCTTGTACGAAAAAACCGGCCGGCAAGTTGTAATCCTTGTGGATGAATACGATAAGCCTCTTTTACAAACTATGGGTGTAAACGAGGCATTAAACGAAGAATACCGAAACACCCTCAAGGCTTTTTATTCGGTAATAAAAACTTGCGACCAATACATCCGTTTTGCTTTTTTAACAGGCGTAACAAAGTTTAGTAAGGTAAGTATTTTTAGTGATTTAAATAACTTACAAGATATAAGTCTTATAACCGAGTACAGCGATATTTGCGGTATAAACGATTCAGAGTTAAAACTTAACTTCGAACCTGAAATAAAGGCTTTAGCAGATCGTAAAAAGAAAAACTTTGAAGAAATTTTGTGTGATTTAAAGAAAAAGTATGACGGGTATTTATTTGCAAAAGAAGGAGTGAACGTATATAATCCCTTTAGTGTTTTAAGTGCTTTTTCTGCAAAGGATTTAGGTAACTACTGGTTTGCAACCGGAACTCCAACATTTTTGGTAAACTATTTAAAAGACGCTTATTACAATGTGCCCGAGTTGGACGGAGGAGTGGAAATAAACGAAGCAGGAATCGATCTATATCGTGCCGATGCGAAAGACCCTTTACCGATACTTTTTCAATCGGGATATTTAACGATAAAGGAATATTTAGAAGAAGCAAATATCTACCGCTTGGGCTTCCCTAATGATGAGGTGCGTTACGGCTTTTTAGAAAACCTTGTGCCTGCCTATTCTTCTCTCCGGCCTTATGAAACGGCTTCATCCGTGTGGGAATTTACAAAGGATATTCGGGCCGGGAATATAGACGGGTTTATGGAGAGGATGCAGGCAATAATAGCGGGAGTACCCTACGATAATCTTCCGAAGGATAAGTTTAAGTTAAGGGAGCAAAACTACCAGACGGCTGTCTACTTAATCTTTAAGCTTATGGGTCAATTTGTTCAAACCGAGATACACTGTGCAAGGGGCAGGGCTGATTGTATAGTGCATACTAAAGACACGATATACATCTTTGAGTTTAAGCTTATGAGTGCAGGAAGCCCTGAAGATGCAATCGCACAGATAAGAGAAAAGGGCTATGCCGAGCAATTTAAGAGCGAGGGCAAAAATATAATCATGATAGGTTCAAGCTTTGATGAAGAAGAAAGGACTATCGGGGAGTGGAAAACGGCAAGCTTATAGAAGCTTGCCTATTCAGTAGTTATAACATTATAATTTTTCTATCCATTATAATTGCATAAAATTTATTTTTGAGTTATAATCTTTAAGTAAGAAAAAAATTTGAAAGAGAGGCTGTCTGAGAATGAACAAACAAAAATTATATATTTTAATTCCTTTAATAATTTTAGCGGTTGCGTTTTTTTTGATAGGCAGTTTTCTCATTTTTGTAACTGCAGCAGAATATCGGCCTAAGGCTGTCGAAAATGCCGATATAAAAAGAGGATCAAAAAAATCGGTTTTAAATACCGATGAAAATTTTAAAGTTTTAAATTGGAACATAGGATATTGCGGGCTTGATGCTAAAAACGATTTTTTTTATGACGGCGGCAAAAATGTAACGGCCCGAAGCATGGATGCCGTTTTGCATAATCTTGAAAGCGTTAAAAATATCTTAAACAAAAATCTTTCAAGTTTCTATCTAATCCAAGAAATTGACTTAAAATCAAAACGCAGTTTTTATATAAATCAAAAGCAAGCCCTTACCGATTTTTTTACCGATTATGATTCGGTATTTGCAGCAAACTATGATGCCCTTATTGTTCCGGCTCCCGTTTCAAACCCTTTGGGAAGAGTTAAGAGCGGCGTTTTTACTCTAAGCGGATATGAGATAGCAAAGGCCGAAAGACTTCAGCTCCCCGGCTCATTTTCATGGCCCTTAAAAACGGTAAACTTAAAACGCTGTATTCTTGTTTCTGAAATTAAAACAGATGTTCCCAATAAAAATCTTTATATGATAAATTTGCACCTTTCAGCCTATGATGCTGACGGAGTTCTACGAAAGCAGGAAATGGAATTTTTACAAAATCTTGCTTTGAAGTTTTATAATGAAGGGCATTGGGTCATTGCCGGAGGAGATTGGAATTCTTTGTTTCCGGGTGTAGAAAAAAATCGCTTTATGCCTTATAATACTCCTGAAGAATTCCTTGAATGGATAGAATATTCTCCTTCAGATTTTATCGGCAAGGAATGGAAGTGGTGTTTCGATAATTCGGTACCGACTGTTAGACTTTTGGAAAAACCTTATGTTAAGGGCGAGAACTATACGACTGTTATTGATGGTTTTATATGTTCGCCTAATGTTGAAATTATCGGAGTTAACAATATTGATTTAAATTTTGAATTTTCGGATCATCATCCTGTGCTTGCAGAATTTAAACTTTTAAAATGATTTTTATTTAAAATAAAATATAAGGAGCAAAAAAATGAAGGTAAAACCTGTAACAGTAACCGGCAGCAGTTTAACAATCGAAGATGTTGTAGCTGTCGCCCGACACGGTGCGGAAGTAAAGCTTTCCGCTGATGCAAAAAAAAGAATCAAGGATTCAAAGAAAATTGTAGACGACATCGTAAAAAGCGGTAAGCCTACCTACGGTATTTCGACCGGTTTTGGAGAATTATCCACCGTAACAATTACAAAGGATCAAAACGGTGCCTTGCAGAGAAACTTAATTTTAAGTCATGCCTGCGGTGT
This genomic window contains:
- a CDS encoding permease translates to MSGFISTTNTIFLSILLQAFPFMLLGILISSILHIFISDNFVVKVFPNKHGLGFLTALLGGLVFPVCECASVPVLSGLVKKGVAMPIAVTFMLAAPILNPISIMATLYAFPENPMTALYRVIFGIVTAAAIGILLLFYPKNEYLKEEIDNNHLCSCGSCGCSSGSSQDQKSFIQKLKEMFLHSGTEFFNVGPYLILGAMVTSFIRAGVPNNFFINFNESHSLSSILIMMLFAFVFSACSTSDAFIARSFYGSFSLFSIMGFLVYGPMMDIKNIFMLLSIFKKRFVIELAIIITIMNIIFISAMGFIFL
- a CDS encoding ATP-binding protein, with protein sequence MDFDFSRKIPIGVQSFEDLRKKNFLYVDKTLYAFKLANFGKVYFLSRPRRFGKSLFLSTLKAYFLGQKELFTGLYIEKAEEKRAEIEKTEAWVEYPVLYLDFNTKYYKDQEALLTIINLHLDDWEKIYSLTKTSGSIEDRFKAIISALYEKTGRQVVILVDEYDKPLLQTMGVNEALNEEYRNTLKAFYSVIKTCDQYIRFAFLTGVTKFSKVSIFSDLNNLQDISLITEYSDICGINDSELKLNFEPEIKALADRKKKNFEEILCDLKKKYDGYLFAKEGVNVYNPFSVLSAFSAKDLGNYWFATGTPTFLVNYLKDAYYNVPELDGGVEINEAGIDLYRADAKDPLPILFQSGYLTIKEYLEEANIYRLGFPNDEVRYGFLENLVPAYSSLRPYETASSVWEFTKDIRAGNIDGFMERMQAIIAGVPYDNLPKDKFKLREQNYQTAVYLIFKLMGQFVQTEIHCARGRADCIVHTKDTIYIFEFKLMSAGSPEDAIAQIREKGYAEQFKSEGKNIIMIGSSFDEEERTIGEWKTASL